In Rhodomicrobium lacus, the following proteins share a genomic window:
- a CDS encoding CHAP domain-containing protein: protein MRINRRDMLVSAISSLALIQTTSFAQTPTTPDSLRISELPPLPADLASQANEPPAPYAETAPIGTTEPSDDEKSKAYEILLQSPFGVAPIDVAQYFLAVGAGAYGAEYRPLVREWPVRANPLICHFFSATLTKPQGDTTAWCAAFVNWCLLRSHATTPDEIGASPGYYSVSGTRFPDENLRKFSTNSASSGSFRCWAGTSSPKRGDIVVFKNAGTDSLTAACQGQGHVTFFLSIPKAGWVRVLGGNQSDPGSSGAITVAERRTSPGSNFMKFVSAK from the coding sequence ATGAGAATAAATCGCAGGGATATGCTCGTTTCCGCTATTTCATCTTTGGCTTTGATCCAGACAACGAGCTTCGCTCAAACCCCTACAACTCCGGATAGTTTAAGGATCAGCGAACTTCCCCCCCTACCCGCCGACCTCGCTTCGCAGGCTAATGAGCCGCCAGCGCCCTATGCCGAAACTGCGCCTATTGGCACGACAGAACCCAGTGATGACGAAAAGAGCAAAGCTTACGAAATACTACTGCAATCTCCTTTTGGCGTGGCTCCCATCGACGTTGCGCAATATTTCCTAGCGGTTGGTGCAGGGGCATACGGCGCTGAGTACCGACCTTTGGTTCGAGAATGGCCTGTTAGGGCTAATCCTCTAATTTGTCACTTTTTCTCCGCGACGCTAACAAAGCCTCAAGGCGACACAACCGCATGGTGTGCCGCTTTTGTGAACTGGTGCCTGCTCCGTTCGCACGCTACGACGCCCGACGAGATCGGTGCATCGCCGGGATATTACTCTGTTAGCGGAACGAGATTTCCTGACGAGAACCTGCGCAAATTCAGCACCAATAGTGCCAGCTCGGGCTCATTCCGATGCTGGGCCGGAACAAGTTCGCCAAAGCGTGGGGACATTGTCGTCTTTAAGAATGCGGGGACCGATAGTCTGACGGCTGCTTGTCAAGGTCAGGGCCACGTCACATTCTTCCTCAGCATACCAAAGGCGGGTTGGGTGCGTGTGCTTGGCGGAAATCAAAGCGATCCAGGCAGCAGCGGGGCAATTACCGTTGCTGAAAGGCGCACAAGCCCCGGCAGCAACTTTATGAAATTTGTAAGTGCGAAATGA